TGGCTGCTTAGTGCTTTGAATTCGCATTGATGTGCTTTTTTTAcccatttctcttttttcagcgCGTCTTTCTAACCGCGTTACACGTCGAGTTTTACCTCTTCTGTCGTTCGCGTCTCGTCGGCTAGCCTTGTTTACTGTCATTCtttgaaccaaaaaaaaagttgcgttTTACGTCAGAACGGATTCAACCTCCGTTCGTATGAGTAAGCCCGAATTGGAGAGAAGTCTATTAGGATTCAGTTACTGTATAGTCGTGTAATTGCTgctttgattatttatttcttaacgTTCCTGCTTATAAATGTCGCTACTTTTTGATCACCATGTCGTTTAAAGGTATGTCATTGGGACATTTACAGAAGTCATTGGGAGCGATAGTttattttctccataatcaaaATAGGCTTTATTCAGTTTTCACTGTAAATAATTTCCATCtgcgtttctttttccatcgtttttttcaattcctaaAGAGAAACCAGATTCCAACAGTATTTCCATGTTTATGAATTTGAACGCACACAGTTCAACTGGTGGCCTTGTAGCGCTCAAGCTGTTGCGAGTACTGTGGCCTTGAGCTAACCGCGAAACAATGAAAGAATTTGGCTTTTGTTATCAGTTTCACTGCGATTTTTCACCTCTACCTGAACCTCTGTTTCTATCAAGTTTGCAGAAGTAATGTAATATTTTGCTGCTATTCTGTGATTTACTACGGCGTGGTCTAGAAGCGGTGATCCGATGATCGTGCATTATTGCTCTAGTTTTTAGGATACCAGGGTCTACTCTGGTTCATCACCAAGGACGTGGTCCTAACAACAGGCGCCCAAgtattttttcagcaaaaggAATTTACCCTACTGAAGAAATAAGGAAACATAAGGTGAAATTTTGTCAGGAACATTGTTAGCTATTTGTGAATTGTTCCCAGTCCCACAGCATTATTGCCAATTTTTACGTTACAGCTTTCCAAGCTGTTCAATTTCCAAAACGTGAAGGAGCGAGAATGGCTGCAGGAAATTTTGctggaggagagtgattcagACGATGATGGTATGTGATGCTAACCGGTTTTGCGAACTGTTATTTTGAACCGTGGTATTTAAGTTTTATTTATGTGCAGTTTATTATACCTCTTTTCTCTATAGTTTCCACGTGTTTATTGAATTCTTAAATACCTTTTCATGACCGCTTTTTGTTAGTGAAGTAGATTCAGTTCTCGATTTCTTCGATTACAAAAGCATTCGAATATGTGGTACTTAATCTTAAGTCACTTCTCTTTAGTACGACTATAACGAATATATTTTTCTTGGTGGGGTTGTCTTTTCTTGCGAAGCAAAGTGAACTTTCATAATTTTACCTCTACACACTTTGCATCTTAAATATTCCAGGCGAAATGCTGTTCACAGTGAGAGACATCCGCGCCGCGGTGAAGGTGCATCAAATGCGACGAAAACTTCAGAAGCGCTACCATAGTGATCGATCAAACAGCCAATTCACATATTATTCCGCTGGACTACTCAGCAATGATGATCCATTCCCGGATCATCAATCGATGATCCTGCGGAATTTGACGCAAAATCGAACCGAATGATGTCATATCCATTAGAATAACATATATTT
The Necator americanus strain Aroian chromosome I, whole genome shotgun sequence genome window above contains:
- a CDS encoding hypothetical protein (NECATOR_CHRI.G1359.T1), which encodes MVFRRKNKKSSTSNLTSLTQSTTHGSITGKSRFYREESWVKVNPRLEPQLDGEMVKAMSQPGPYDYPLPSSSSSCSGIVARTYDKRDVAALSARIQKMERALDLSKYIAQVEKLLAQPIKIPGSTLVHHQGRGPNNRRPSIFSAKGIYPTEEIRKHKLSKLFNFQNVKEREWLQEILLEESDSDDDGEMLFTVRDIRAAVKVHQMRRKLQKRYHSDRSNSQFTYYSAGLLSNDDPFPDHQSMILRNLTQNRTE
- a CDS encoding hypothetical protein (NECATOR_CHRI.G1359.T3), coding for MQMVKAMSQPGPYDYPLPSSSSSCSGIVARTYDKRDVAALSARIQKMERALDLSKYIAQVEKLLAQPIKIPGSTLVHHQGRGPNNRRPSIFSAKGIYPTEEIRKHKLSKLFNFQNVKEREWLQEILLEESDSDDDGEMLFTVRDIRAAVKVHQMRRKLQKRYHSDRSNSQFTYYSAGLLSNDDPFPDHQSMILRNLTQNRTE